In Oryza brachyantha chromosome 1, ObraRS2, whole genome shotgun sequence, the following are encoded in one genomic region:
- the LOC102713411 gene encoding uncharacterized protein LOC102713411 isoform X2, producing the protein MPRSSRHRSSHRSHRRGGSAERSESEGDEAGGAGAREEAAAARVSRDPEPERRRSSSGKEVVSSGNGYAEHGRKRKDRVEEMVVDVVSDRWNSGVCEDHLVEKRSKGEVFGPVDVDKQPEKSRGSGDESKRSSRRMVAMDDRAEEAVLKSDSGKRRSDKDLGRRESSGQYRDDRDRERDRDREKEREREKEKEWERQKERERERGRDRERDRERDKERERERERDKERDRERDRERDRERERERQKDREREKKDYDSKHERYDDGSAKKNGSKASRGEEDGYSYKRDIEINASTAKEKYNNTEKDPDRHSRRKDVSEDKDKWPADNRDGDDRKTLSRYDHSKVRSSKEQRFDDDKYKEKYKDDYERDKRQQDDKILDERLTRDHESDRADYKSAKDGHRTSENHYRKEVQDGDHYDDYGSRYKESRGRKRPPEENDDQYDLKPPSAREQRGSADKSSGSGRLDSLVERARSDHRHPENLDSSPSKIHPRSSPGPNSYHDKDQNWHGSKLTDHAKREIQYDERNIRSRTSSGRERTPGSRLRDRDADNWPSDRLKQKDDLQSRDMQLEISSSLQYDRTPRKDTHPSPKHLSERSPTEQRFSGRLSGGRSTDNKAERSGLTKYRDRDGDSLERSVHQDRTPAKAPYREPTPSSSSRGGHFSGTSPNHPLPPPPRHRSDDSSFLGLHDDDRRPQSGDRRFHQKRNDMSSGRGHGHAWNNPPSWPSPVANGFVPMQHGAPGFHPPVHQFPAPPMFNLRPQMKLNQPGVSYPLHESVDRFSTHMRPFGWPNPLDESCPPHLQVWNGGSGVFASEPYMYGRQEWDQNRQHSVSRGWEATGDALKGQNEFHEPETPVTKKESDCSATPVPETYSGQYNLNPRIEQKEMDQTSEKNGVKDDLKNSLRNTGGPGGGPLMTSMPSSNDTAIFSKSYLSKINVSRDLVESELYKRCISLLGDLGIANNTQVVGTGLVQNNVSFGKVNRKLGTPNLLRSRNLKNKSDIFERAMALHKNQIAKIVSPTPSTLETEGKMDLPEDNHDDTGMIDHTASKELLLVDNSEPHHSADTMESSAAGIGVTPAPTTEPGNTEAPPTIIEPDEGMEDAVPPTTTEPDESMEAVAPPTITEPDEDIQEVVTLGTAEPDKGMEEVSPAGISEPVIGMENLVPPGDAELAKHDMDVVAAPPVAVPSVGLGDAVLEVNVEQADSTQEKPQAMGELGDGVEVVVPPVAEARQGKKDSPAAASSHDGQTIISGVHAGIEKGMEGETDNLIDDNPGASEVNASSFALDVASGADDCEALVESRVNLSRIPNSPESTH; encoded by the exons ATGCCTCGGAGCTCGCGGCACAGGTCGTCGCACCGGTCGCACAGGCGCGGCGGGTCTGCGGAGCGGTCGGAATCCGAGGGTGAtgaggcgggcggcgccggcgcgcgggaggaggccgcggcggctagggtttcgcGAGATCCCGAGCCGGAGAggcgccgctcgtcgtcggGGAAGGAGGTGGTGAGCTCCGGGAACGGGTACGCGGAGCacgggaggaagaggaaggacaGGGTCGAGGAGATGGTCGTGGACGTGGTCAGTGACCGCTGGAACAGCGGCGTGTGCGAGGATCACTTGGTCGAGAAGAGGTCCAAGGGTGAAGTATTTGGGCCTGTCGATGTGGATAAGCAACCTGAGAAGTCCAGGGGATCCGGGGATGAATCTAAAAGGTCGAGCAGGCGGATGGTGGCTATGGATGATAGAGCTGAGGAGGCTGTGTTGAAAAGTGATTCTGGGAAGCGGCGGTCCGACAAGGAtttggggaggagggagagtaGCGGGCAGTATAGGGATGACAGAGATAGGGAGAGGGACAGAGAtagagagaaggagagggagagggaaaaggagaaGGAATGGGAGAGACAGAAAGAGCGAGAAAGGGAAAGAGGCAGGGATAGAGAAAGGGACAGAGAGCGGGataaggaaagagagagagaacggGAGCGGGACAAAGAACGGGATCGAGAGCGTGACAGGGAGCGGGATAGAGAACGGGAGCGCGAGAGGCAAAAGGACCGTGAGAGGGAGAAGAAAGATTATGATTCCAAGCATGAGAGGTATGATGATGGCAGCGCCAAGAAGAATGGCTCGAAGGCAAGtaggggagaggaggatggTTACTCGTACAAGAGAGATATAGAGATTAATG CATCTACAGCAAAAGAGAAGTACAATAACACCGAGAAGGATCCTGATAGACATAGTCGGAGAAAAGATGTTTCTGAAGATAAAGATAAGTGGCCTGCTGACAATAGAGATGGCGATGATAGAAAAACACTTTCCAGATATGATCATAGTAAAGTTAGGAGCTCTAAAGAGCAAAGGTTTGATGAtgataaatataaagaaaagtaCAAGGATGATTATGAAAGGGATAAAAGACAGCAGGATGATAAGATTCTGGATGAGCGCTTGACCCGTGATCATGAAAGTGATAGAGCTGATTATAAGAGTGCTAAAGATGGACACAGAACTTCAGAGAACCATTACAGAAAGGAAGTTCAAGATGGTGATCATTATGATGATTATGGTAGTAGGTACAAGGAAAGTAGAGGGAGAAAAAGGCCTCCTGAGGAAAATGATGACCAATATGATTTGAAGCCTCCAAGTGCACGGGAGCAACGCGGCAGTGCTGATAAGTCTTCTGGAAGTGGGCGACTTGATTCATTGGTTGAGAGAGCGAGGTCTGACCATAGACACCCAGAAAATCTTGATTCTAGTCCAAGTAAAATCCATCCAAGAAGTTCACCTGGCCCGAATAGTTATCATGACAAAGATCAAAATTG GCATGGATCCAAATTGACAGATCATGCTAAGAGAGAAATACAATATGATGAGAGAAATATTCGATCAAGGACTTCATCTGGGAGAGAACGGACACCTGGTTCTAGACTGCGTGATAGGGATGCAGACAATTGGCCTTCAGATAGGTTGAAACAAAAGGATGATCTCCAGTCGCGTGACATGCAATTGGAAATTTCATCATCATTGCAATATGATCGTACTCCTAGGAAGGATACACATCCTTCTCCAAAGCACTTATCTGAAAGATCTCCAACTGAACAAAGGTTTTCAGGGAGACTTAGTGGTGGACGCAGTACTGATAATAAAGCAGAAAGAAGTGGCCTAACCAAATATAGAGATCGAGATGGTGACTCTTTAGAACGTTCAGTTCATCAAGATCGTACACCAGCTAAAGCTCCATACAGAGAACCAACACCTTCTAGTTCGTCCAGAGGTGGCCATTTTTCAGGCACTTCACCAAATCATCCACTGCCACCACCTCCAAGGCACAGAAGTGATGATTCTTCATTTCTGGGTTTGCATGATGATGATCGTAGGCCTCAAAGTGGAGATAGGAGGTTCCATCAGAAGAGGAATGATATGAGTTCTGGACGTGGGCATGGACATGCCTGGAACAATCCACCGAGCTGGCCTTCTCCAGTTGCAAATGGTTTTGTTCCCATGCAACATGGTGCGCCTGGATTTCACCCACCTGTTCATCAGTTTCCTGCCCCACCAATGTTTAACCTCAGGCCTCAAATGAAGTTGAATCAACCTGGAGTCTCATATCCTTTGCATGAGTCAGTTGACAGGTTTTCAACCCACATGCGCCCATTTGGGTGGCCCAACCCTTTAGATGAATCATGCCCCCCTCACCTGCAAGTTTGGAATGGAGGCAGTGGTGTATTTGCCAGTGAACCCTATATGTATGGCAGGCAAGAGTGGGACCAGAACAGGCAACATAGTGTCAGCAGAGGGTGGGAGGCAACCGGCGATGCATTGAAAGGACAAAATGAATTCCATGAGCCTGAAACTCCTGTTACTAAAAAAGAATCCGATTGCTCAGCTACACCTGTTCCTGAGACTTATAGTGGGCAATATAATCTTAATCCTCGTATTGAACAGAAAGAGATGGACCAGACTTCAGAGAAAAATGGAGTAAAGGATGACCTGAAAAATTCTTTAAGAAATACTGGAGGTCCTGGTGGGGGTCCACTCATGACTTCTATGCCATCAAGCAATGATACtgcaattttttctaaaagctaTTTGTCCAAAATTAACGTGTCACGGGATCTTGTTGAGTCAGAGCTGTACAAAAGGTGCATATCCTTGCTGGGGGACTTGGGTATTGCTAACAATACTCAGGTTGTTGGGACTGGACTTGTGCAG AACAATGTCAGCTTTGGGAAGGTAAATAGAAAGCTTGGAACCCCCAATCTGCTGCGTTCACGTAACCTTAAAAACAAGAGTGATATCTTTGAG AGAGCAATGGCCCTTCACAAGAATCAGATTGCAAAGATTGTTTCTCCTACCCCCTCCACTCTTGAGACTGAAGGGAAGATGGACTTACCAGAGGATAATCATGATGACACAGGAATGATTGACCATACTGCATCGAAGGAATTGTTGTTGGTTGATAACTCTGAACCACACCATTCTGCTGATACCATGGAGTCGTCTGCTGCTGGCATTGGCGTGACACCTGCACCAACTACAGAACCTGGTAACACGGAGGCACCTCCAACAATTATCGAACCTGACGAAGGGATGGAGGACGCGGTGCCTCCAACAACCACAGAACCTGATGAAAGCATGGAGGCAGTGGCACCTCCAACAATCACAGAACCTGATGAAGACATCCAGGAGGTGGTGACTTTAGGAACTGCAGAACCTGACAAAGGCATGGAGGAGGTGTCACCTGCAGGAATTTCAGAACCTGTGATAGGCATGGAGAATTTGGTGCCTCCAGGAGATGCAGAACTTGCCAAACACGACATGGATGTTGTGGCAGCTCCACCAGTTGCAGTGCCTTCTGTCGGCCTGGGGGATGCTGTGCTAGAAGTAAATGTTGAACAAGCTGATAGCACGCAGGAGAAGCCTCAAGCCATGGGAGAATTGGGTGATGGCGTCGAGGTTGTGGTGCCACCAGTCGCAGAAGCTAGGCAAGGCAAGAAGGattctcctgctgctgctagttcTCATGATGGTCAAACGATTATCTCCGGCGTGCATGCAGGTATTGAGAAAGGTATGGAAGGAGAGACTGATAATTTAATTGATGATAACCCCGGGGCTAGTGAGGTGAACGCATCTAGCTTTGCGCTGGATGTTGCAAGTGGCGCTGATGATTGTGAAGCCTTGGTGGAGAGTAGGGTAAATTTAAGTCGGATACCTAATTCCCCAGAAAGTACACATTGA
- the LOC102713411 gene encoding uncharacterized protein LOC102713411 isoform X1: protein MPRSSRHRSSHRSHRRGGSAERSESEGDEAGGAGAREEAAAARVSRDPEPERRRSSSGKEVVSSGNGYAEHGRKRKDRVEEMVVDVVSDRWNSGVCEDHLVEKRSKGEVFGPVDVDKQPEKSRGSGDESKRSSRRMVAMDDRAEEAVLKSDSGKRRSDKDLGRRESSGQYRDDRDRERDRDREKEREREKEKEWERQKERERERGRDRERDRERDKERERERERDKERDRERDRERDRERERERQKDREREKKDYDSKHERYDDGSAKKNGSKASRGEEDGYSYKRDIEINDPLKIASTAKEKYNNTEKDPDRHSRRKDVSEDKDKWPADNRDGDDRKTLSRYDHSKVRSSKEQRFDDDKYKEKYKDDYERDKRQQDDKILDERLTRDHESDRADYKSAKDGHRTSENHYRKEVQDGDHYDDYGSRYKESRGRKRPPEENDDQYDLKPPSAREQRGSADKSSGSGRLDSLVERARSDHRHPENLDSSPSKIHPRSSPGPNSYHDKDQNWHGSKLTDHAKREIQYDERNIRSRTSSGRERTPGSRLRDRDADNWPSDRLKQKDDLQSRDMQLEISSSLQYDRTPRKDTHPSPKHLSERSPTEQRFSGRLSGGRSTDNKAERSGLTKYRDRDGDSLERSVHQDRTPAKAPYREPTPSSSSRGGHFSGTSPNHPLPPPPRHRSDDSSFLGLHDDDRRPQSGDRRFHQKRNDMSSGRGHGHAWNNPPSWPSPVANGFVPMQHGAPGFHPPVHQFPAPPMFNLRPQMKLNQPGVSYPLHESVDRFSTHMRPFGWPNPLDESCPPHLQVWNGGSGVFASEPYMYGRQEWDQNRQHSVSRGWEATGDALKGQNEFHEPETPVTKKESDCSATPVPETYSGQYNLNPRIEQKEMDQTSEKNGVKDDLKNSLRNTGGPGGGPLMTSMPSSNDTAIFSKSYLSKINVSRDLVESELYKRCISLLGDLGIANNTQVVGTGLVQNNVSFGKVNRKLGTPNLLRSRNLKNKSDIFERAMALHKNQIAKIVSPTPSTLETEGKMDLPEDNHDDTGMIDHTASKELLLVDNSEPHHSADTMESSAAGIGVTPAPTTEPGNTEAPPTIIEPDEGMEDAVPPTTTEPDESMEAVAPPTITEPDEDIQEVVTLGTAEPDKGMEEVSPAGISEPVIGMENLVPPGDAELAKHDMDVVAAPPVAVPSVGLGDAVLEVNVEQADSTQEKPQAMGELGDGVEVVVPPVAEARQGKKDSPAAASSHDGQTIISGVHAGIEKGMEGETDNLIDDNPGASEVNASSFALDVASGADDCEALVESRVNLSRIPNSPESTH, encoded by the exons ATGCCTCGGAGCTCGCGGCACAGGTCGTCGCACCGGTCGCACAGGCGCGGCGGGTCTGCGGAGCGGTCGGAATCCGAGGGTGAtgaggcgggcggcgccggcgcgcgggaggaggccgcggcggctagggtttcgcGAGATCCCGAGCCGGAGAggcgccgctcgtcgtcggGGAAGGAGGTGGTGAGCTCCGGGAACGGGTACGCGGAGCacgggaggaagaggaaggacaGGGTCGAGGAGATGGTCGTGGACGTGGTCAGTGACCGCTGGAACAGCGGCGTGTGCGAGGATCACTTGGTCGAGAAGAGGTCCAAGGGTGAAGTATTTGGGCCTGTCGATGTGGATAAGCAACCTGAGAAGTCCAGGGGATCCGGGGATGAATCTAAAAGGTCGAGCAGGCGGATGGTGGCTATGGATGATAGAGCTGAGGAGGCTGTGTTGAAAAGTGATTCTGGGAAGCGGCGGTCCGACAAGGAtttggggaggagggagagtaGCGGGCAGTATAGGGATGACAGAGATAGGGAGAGGGACAGAGAtagagagaaggagagggagagggaaaaggagaaGGAATGGGAGAGACAGAAAGAGCGAGAAAGGGAAAGAGGCAGGGATAGAGAAAGGGACAGAGAGCGGGataaggaaagagagagagaacggGAGCGGGACAAAGAACGGGATCGAGAGCGTGACAGGGAGCGGGATAGAGAACGGGAGCGCGAGAGGCAAAAGGACCGTGAGAGGGAGAAGAAAGATTATGATTCCAAGCATGAGAGGTATGATGATGGCAGCGCCAAGAAGAATGGCTCGAAGGCAAGtaggggagaggaggatggTTACTCGTACAAGAGAGATATAGAGATTAATG ATCCTTTGAAAATAGCATCTACAGCAAAAGAGAAGTACAATAACACCGAGAAGGATCCTGATAGACATAGTCGGAGAAAAGATGTTTCTGAAGATAAAGATAAGTGGCCTGCTGACAATAGAGATGGCGATGATAGAAAAACACTTTCCAGATATGATCATAGTAAAGTTAGGAGCTCTAAAGAGCAAAGGTTTGATGAtgataaatataaagaaaagtaCAAGGATGATTATGAAAGGGATAAAAGACAGCAGGATGATAAGATTCTGGATGAGCGCTTGACCCGTGATCATGAAAGTGATAGAGCTGATTATAAGAGTGCTAAAGATGGACACAGAACTTCAGAGAACCATTACAGAAAGGAAGTTCAAGATGGTGATCATTATGATGATTATGGTAGTAGGTACAAGGAAAGTAGAGGGAGAAAAAGGCCTCCTGAGGAAAATGATGACCAATATGATTTGAAGCCTCCAAGTGCACGGGAGCAACGCGGCAGTGCTGATAAGTCTTCTGGAAGTGGGCGACTTGATTCATTGGTTGAGAGAGCGAGGTCTGACCATAGACACCCAGAAAATCTTGATTCTAGTCCAAGTAAAATCCATCCAAGAAGTTCACCTGGCCCGAATAGTTATCATGACAAAGATCAAAATTG GCATGGATCCAAATTGACAGATCATGCTAAGAGAGAAATACAATATGATGAGAGAAATATTCGATCAAGGACTTCATCTGGGAGAGAACGGACACCTGGTTCTAGACTGCGTGATAGGGATGCAGACAATTGGCCTTCAGATAGGTTGAAACAAAAGGATGATCTCCAGTCGCGTGACATGCAATTGGAAATTTCATCATCATTGCAATATGATCGTACTCCTAGGAAGGATACACATCCTTCTCCAAAGCACTTATCTGAAAGATCTCCAACTGAACAAAGGTTTTCAGGGAGACTTAGTGGTGGACGCAGTACTGATAATAAAGCAGAAAGAAGTGGCCTAACCAAATATAGAGATCGAGATGGTGACTCTTTAGAACGTTCAGTTCATCAAGATCGTACACCAGCTAAAGCTCCATACAGAGAACCAACACCTTCTAGTTCGTCCAGAGGTGGCCATTTTTCAGGCACTTCACCAAATCATCCACTGCCACCACCTCCAAGGCACAGAAGTGATGATTCTTCATTTCTGGGTTTGCATGATGATGATCGTAGGCCTCAAAGTGGAGATAGGAGGTTCCATCAGAAGAGGAATGATATGAGTTCTGGACGTGGGCATGGACATGCCTGGAACAATCCACCGAGCTGGCCTTCTCCAGTTGCAAATGGTTTTGTTCCCATGCAACATGGTGCGCCTGGATTTCACCCACCTGTTCATCAGTTTCCTGCCCCACCAATGTTTAACCTCAGGCCTCAAATGAAGTTGAATCAACCTGGAGTCTCATATCCTTTGCATGAGTCAGTTGACAGGTTTTCAACCCACATGCGCCCATTTGGGTGGCCCAACCCTTTAGATGAATCATGCCCCCCTCACCTGCAAGTTTGGAATGGAGGCAGTGGTGTATTTGCCAGTGAACCCTATATGTATGGCAGGCAAGAGTGGGACCAGAACAGGCAACATAGTGTCAGCAGAGGGTGGGAGGCAACCGGCGATGCATTGAAAGGACAAAATGAATTCCATGAGCCTGAAACTCCTGTTACTAAAAAAGAATCCGATTGCTCAGCTACACCTGTTCCTGAGACTTATAGTGGGCAATATAATCTTAATCCTCGTATTGAACAGAAAGAGATGGACCAGACTTCAGAGAAAAATGGAGTAAAGGATGACCTGAAAAATTCTTTAAGAAATACTGGAGGTCCTGGTGGGGGTCCACTCATGACTTCTATGCCATCAAGCAATGATACtgcaattttttctaaaagctaTTTGTCCAAAATTAACGTGTCACGGGATCTTGTTGAGTCAGAGCTGTACAAAAGGTGCATATCCTTGCTGGGGGACTTGGGTATTGCTAACAATACTCAGGTTGTTGGGACTGGACTTGTGCAG AACAATGTCAGCTTTGGGAAGGTAAATAGAAAGCTTGGAACCCCCAATCTGCTGCGTTCACGTAACCTTAAAAACAAGAGTGATATCTTTGAG AGAGCAATGGCCCTTCACAAGAATCAGATTGCAAAGATTGTTTCTCCTACCCCCTCCACTCTTGAGACTGAAGGGAAGATGGACTTACCAGAGGATAATCATGATGACACAGGAATGATTGACCATACTGCATCGAAGGAATTGTTGTTGGTTGATAACTCTGAACCACACCATTCTGCTGATACCATGGAGTCGTCTGCTGCTGGCATTGGCGTGACACCTGCACCAACTACAGAACCTGGTAACACGGAGGCACCTCCAACAATTATCGAACCTGACGAAGGGATGGAGGACGCGGTGCCTCCAACAACCACAGAACCTGATGAAAGCATGGAGGCAGTGGCACCTCCAACAATCACAGAACCTGATGAAGACATCCAGGAGGTGGTGACTTTAGGAACTGCAGAACCTGACAAAGGCATGGAGGAGGTGTCACCTGCAGGAATTTCAGAACCTGTGATAGGCATGGAGAATTTGGTGCCTCCAGGAGATGCAGAACTTGCCAAACACGACATGGATGTTGTGGCAGCTCCACCAGTTGCAGTGCCTTCTGTCGGCCTGGGGGATGCTGTGCTAGAAGTAAATGTTGAACAAGCTGATAGCACGCAGGAGAAGCCTCAAGCCATGGGAGAATTGGGTGATGGCGTCGAGGTTGTGGTGCCACCAGTCGCAGAAGCTAGGCAAGGCAAGAAGGattctcctgctgctgctagttcTCATGATGGTCAAACGATTATCTCCGGCGTGCATGCAGGTATTGAGAAAGGTATGGAAGGAGAGACTGATAATTTAATTGATGATAACCCCGGGGCTAGTGAGGTGAACGCATCTAGCTTTGCGCTGGATGTTGCAAGTGGCGCTGATGATTGTGAAGCCTTGGTGGAGAGTAGGGTAAATTTAAGTCGGATACCTAATTCCCCAGAAAGTACACATTGA